The DNA window GAAAACCGGATCCACGTTTCCGCACGATGCGCTAGCCTTGATCAGGTCTTCTGCGGCGTGGCCTCCGGCGCTACCTCGCTGCGGACGAGCTGATCGCGCTGGGCGAGATCCGGAAACCAGAACCGCCAGAGCCCTGCGAGCATGAGGGTCCCGATGCCCCCGATCACGACGGCGGGCGAGGCCCCCACGAGCCAGGCGAGCGTTCCCGACTCGAACTCGCCGAGCTCGTTCGACGCGCCGATGAACACCGTGTTGACGGCGGCCACGCGCCCGCGCAGATCGTCCGGCGTCTCCGCCTGGACGAGGGTCTGGCGCACCACGACGCTGACCATGTCGGCCGCCCCCAGGATGGCGAGCAGCACCAGGGTCAGGCCGAAGCTCGTGGACAGGCCGAACCCCACGGTCGCGAGGCCGAAGACGCCGACCGCCTGCAGCATGCGCAGGCCCGCCCGGCGCGACAGGAGCGACGAATGGGCCAGGACCACCGCCATGATGACGGCCCCGACCGCCGGCATGGATCGCAGGAGGCCGAGCCCCCAGGGGCCCACATGGAACACGTCGCGGGCGAAGATCGGCATCAGGGCCGTGGCCCCGCCGAGGAGGACGGCGAAGAGGTCCAGGGAGATCGCCCCGAGGAGAAGCGGCCGCGTGCGCAGGAAGACGAGGCCCGCCACGAGGCGGGACCAGGTCACCGGCTCCCGCTTGGCGTCGGCCGGGCGCAGGCGCAGGGCCGCCACGAGCAGGGCGGCGAGCCCGAAGCACACGGTCGATCCCATGAACGGCGCCGTCGGATGGACCGCGTACAGGATGCCCCCGACCGCCGGGCCGCTGATGGTGGCCACCTGCTGGACCGAGGAGTTCCAGGCGATCGCGTTGGCGAGGTCGCCGGACGGCACGAGGCCCGGCACGATGGCCTGGGCGGCGGGATTGCCGAAGGCCCGGGCGGCCCCGAAGGCCACCAGGAGACCGTAGATCGGCCAGAGCGCCGGCACGCCCGCCTGCACTTGCGTGAGCAGGCCCAGCGAGGTCAGCATCATGGCCGAGAAGACCAGCATGAGGATCCAGCGCCGGCTGTACCGGTCGGCCACGAGGCCGGTCACGAGCACGAGGGCCATGGTGGGCAGGAACGACGCGAGCCCGACCAGGCCGAGGTTGAGCGCGCTGCCGCTGGCATCGTAGACCAGCCAGGCGACCGCGACCGTCTGGACCTGCACGGCCAGCGCCATGGCGAACCGGGCCGCGCAGAACAGCCGGAAATCCCTGTGGCGGAAGGCCGCCCAGCCTTTGGATGCCATGTCGCTCGTCCCTCGTTCCCCGGCCGATCCCGCGGGCGCTTCTGTAGACCATTTTTGGGCCGAGCGGAGCGTTTCGCCGGCAAAAAATTGCCGCACGGCAGGAGAAGGCACGGCGGGCCGCGTTGCGCCTCCTCCTGCCGGACCGGGAACGACGCCCCGGTCGCCGTCGTGGGCCCCGTGCCGGTGCTTCCGGTCATGCGGGGCGCGGCTGTTCGATCGGGGCCGGCGGGACACGCCCGGCCAGGATGCAGCCTGGTCGGCCCGTCGGCGGGTTCGTCACCGCCGCAGAGCCGCCTTCGCGGCCTCCCGCTGCTTGTGCCAGTACCCCCGATACTGGTCGAGTTCGTAGAGGACCGCATCGGCGAAGAGATGGCGCTGCTGCAGATAGCACGGCGGCCCATACCCGCCCTGGCAGCTTTCGTTCTTCTGACACGTGCGCCTGCGGCAGATGCTGTGCGCCATGAGCAGATCGGACAGGCGGCGCAGGGTGTCGTCGTAGTCGGGCATGTTGAACAGGGGGATGTCGCTGTCCTGGATCATGATGGGTCTCTCGGCAATGATGGTGGTGAGGAA is part of the Microvirga terrae genome and encodes:
- a CDS encoding MFS transporter yields the protein MASKGWAAFRHRDFRLFCAARFAMALAVQVQTVAVAWLVYDASGSALNLGLVGLASFLPTMALVLVTGLVADRYSRRWILMLVFSAMMLTSLGLLTQVQAGVPALWPIYGLLVAFGAARAFGNPAAQAIVPGLVPSGDLANAIAWNSSVQQVATISGPAVGGILYAVHPTAPFMGSTVCFGLAALLVAALRLRPADAKREPVTWSRLVAGLVFLRTRPLLLGAISLDLFAVLLGGATALMPIFARDVFHVGPWGLGLLRSMPAVGAVIMAVVLAHSSLLSRRAGLRMLQAVGVFGLATVGFGLSTSFGLTLVLLAILGAADMVSVVVRQTLVQAETPDDLRGRVAAVNTVFIGASNELGEFESGTLAWLVGASPAVVIGGIGTLMLAGLWRFWFPDLAQRDQLVRSEVAPEATPQKT